Proteins from one Malania oleifera isolate guangnan ecotype guangnan chromosome 4, ASM2987363v1, whole genome shotgun sequence genomic window:
- the LOC131153295 gene encoding uncharacterized protein LOC131153295, whose amino-acid sequence MPSNGFSLLSLFLLLLVVKLININEASSVTHVNGSADMVPLIEPEKLERMMLNESRRKLGSFQICALCTCCSSKAYCVPTPCCYAINCNIPNRPFGFCSFTPKTCNCFGCHL is encoded by the exons ATGCCTTCTAATGgcttctctctgctctctctcttccttctcctTCTCGTTGTCAAGTTAATCAACATCAATGAAGCAAGCTCTGTTACCCAT GTAAATGGGTCTGCGGACATGGTGCCATTGATCGAACCGGAGAAGTTGGAGAGGATGATGCTGAATGAAAGCAGGAGAAAGCTGGGGAGCTTCCAGATATGTGCTCTCTGCACTTGCTGTTCCTCTAAAGCTTACTGCGTGCCCACTCCCTGCTGCTACGCCATCAACTGCAACATACCCAACAGGCCCTTTGGCTTCTGTTCTTTCACTCCCAAGACCTGTAATTGCTTTGGATGCCATCTCTAA